A region from the uncultured Draconibacterium sp. genome encodes:
- a CDS encoding MOSC domain-containing protein, translating into MKIISTNIAEARTISWKGKEVPTGLYKFSVNSGIYLGTEDVVDDNVMDRKYHGGIDKACYLYSADHYSYWQQMYPDLEMPWGMFGENLTVKGLNEKETNIGDTYKIGEALVQITQPRQPCFKLEFRIPDNQIVRKFVESGFSGIYVRVLRNGHVKPGDSMQLVERKTALSIFEVYSLLYAAEYNALVKTAVNDPFIAESCRRDLLKRWSDDM; encoded by the coding sequence ATGAAAATCATCTCAACAAACATAGCTGAGGCCCGAACCATTAGTTGGAAGGGCAAGGAGGTTCCCACCGGCCTCTATAAATTTTCGGTGAATTCGGGTATTTACCTTGGAACAGAAGATGTGGTTGATGACAATGTGATGGACCGAAAATACCACGGAGGCATTGATAAAGCCTGTTATCTGTATTCGGCCGACCACTACAGCTACTGGCAGCAAATGTACCCTGATTTGGAAATGCCCTGGGGAATGTTTGGCGAAAATCTTACTGTTAAAGGTCTCAATGAAAAAGAGACCAACATTGGCGACACCTATAAAATTGGCGAAGCCCTGGTACAGATAACCCAACCCCGGCAGCCCTGCTTTAAGCTCGAATTTCGTATTCCGGATAATCAGATTGTACGCAAATTTGTAGAATCCGGTTTTTCCGGGATTTATGTGCGGGTTCTGAGAAATGGCCATGTAAAACCTGGTGATTCCATGCAATTGGTAGAGAGAAAGACCGCACTTTCAATTTTCGAGGTCTATTCCTTGCTCTATGCTGCGGAATACAATGCGCTTGTTAAAACAGCCGTCAACGACCCTTTTATTGCAGAGAGTTGCAGGCGTGATTTACTTAAACGCTGGAGCGATGACATGTAA